TTACCAGTTGCTGCTTCAAGGTTTTGTTCGTTTAAGGCTGCTTGAATATCAGAAGGCATAAGCTTATAGGCGGCCATCTTAGCTGGGTCTAGCCAAATACGCATAGAATAATCTTTGGCACCAAAAACCGTTACGTTACCCACACCTTCTATACGTTGAAGCTTAGGTACTAGGTTAATACGAGCATAGTTTTCTACGAACGTAGCATCATAATTATCATTTTCTGAGAATAATGAAAAGAACAGTAGTGCACTTGTTTGTGACTTTTGTGTAATTACACCTGTTTGTATTACAGCTTGCGGTAATACACTATTTGCCCTAGCTACTCTATTTTGAACGTTAACCGCCGCAATATCTGGATCGGTTCCTAATTTAAAGTAGACATTTATGGTGGCACTACCATCGTTACTGGCATTAGATGTCATATACAGCATGTCTTCCACACCGTTTATCTGTTCTTCTAATGGTACTACTACACTTTTTAGTACGGTCTCTGCGTTGGCACCCGTGTAAGTACTAGTTACCTGTACTGTTGGCGGTGCAATTTCTGGATATTCCTCAATAGGTAAGGTACTTAAACCTAAGACACCTAGAATTACTATAATAATCGATATAACCGTAGATAATACGGGCCGATCAATAAATTTTTGAAACATTGTTCTTTATTTATGTATTATGAAATAGCGGATGTTTATTTAACCGGAGAAATGGTCATACCGTCTTTAATTTTTGTAACACCTTCAAGAACAATTTGTGTTCCTGGTTCCAATCCGTTTTTAATGATAAAACCATGTTGCGTATTTGCAATAATATTCAACGGTTGTGTGGTTACTGTGTTATCATCCTCAAGAATGTAAACTAGTTTTTTACCCTGTAAATCTATGGTAGCAGATTGTGGTATTTCAAATGCATTTTCATAAACTGTGGGTAATTTAATTTTACCGGTACTACCACTGCTTAGCATGTTGTTTTTATTGTCAAAATCCGCTCTAGCGGTAACACTGCCCGTTGAACTATTAATAATGTTATTGATCATTGCAATTTTTCCTTCTTCGGGATATTCTTCGCCGTTGATCATAATTAAAGATACTTTAGGAGCTTGGCTAAGGTCCATTTGGTTCTTCTCATTTTTTGGCATAGACTCCTTAAGCTTCAAAAGCTCTTTTTCATTTAAGGAAAAGTATGCACGTACCTCACTAATATCAGAAACTGTAGTCAAAGGCTGGGTCATATTAGAGCTGACCAATGCGCCTACTTTAAATGGAATTTCACCAATATAACCGTCAACAGGACTAGTTATTCTAGAATAGCCAATATTAGAAGCTACACTTTCATAGTTGGCTTTTGCTTGAGCCAATTGGGCTTTTGCCGTTTCTAATTGAACTTCACTGATAATGTTCTTTTCAACAAGAGGCTTCAATTTATTTACTTCTACTTGTGCTACGTTAACAGAAGCCTTAGCAGCATTTGCATCTTGATTTAAGGTTTGGGTTTCTAATTTAAAAAGTAATTGTCCTTTCTTTATTTTCTGCCCTTCTTCAACATAAACTTCTTGTACAAATCCTGATACTTTTGGCCATATTTCAACATTTTGCTTTCCTTCTAAGGTGGTTGAAAATTCGTTGTAAACGGTTATAGTTTCGGGGCTTAGAGACGCTACTTTTAAACTAGGTGGCGGTGGTGCCGTAGCACCTTGTGCCGGTTGCTCAGATGAGCCAAAGCAAGAGCTCAATAGTAGAGCAGAACTTAATATTCCTATAATCGATAATTTTTTCATGATAGATAGTTGTTGTTTGTATGATTGTTTTTGCGTGTTAAGGTTTTGTTAATTCTGTAAGTTCGGTAATAAACGAACTAATTAAATAAAAAAATTAGTCATCTAATTTTTTAAGATTATTAATAGTTTGTTTAAAAATCTTTCTAGTTTCTTCTAAACAGTTAAGGTAGATTTCTTTTTTCTCTTTGTTTTCCTCATATTTTGTAATGTTGTGCTCTTTATTATATTCAGCGACTTTATCAATCATTTTGCATTCAGTTTCTAATTTTTTTAATGATTGTTTTAATTTGTTACTAAAGAATGCATCCTTTTCTGAAACTTTAAAATAACGTTTACGATCACCAGATTTAGTGAAATAGTTGATAAAACCAATTTGTTGTAAAAGGTTTAAAGATGTGGAAATAGAACTTTTACTAGCACCTCTTTTTTCAAGGCAATCATCAAACGTTAATCCATCTTCATCGGTTACCACAAGATTGGCAAATATTCTGGCAGCAAGAGGTGGTAGATCATACTCTGTTTCAAAGTATACTCCTAACTCCTCTATTAACACTTGCTTTCTTTGTTCTTTGTTCATCATTCTTAATTTGAAAGCACAAAGGTATGATTAGTTCGGTATCAAACAAACCAAAAGAACTTAAAAAGTGTTAAAATTATATTTTGTGCGGTATTTGGTAGAATATAATTTAAATAACTATCTGTTGTGTAGGCTTTTAATAGTAGTATGCTACAGTATTTACCATTGTTACTTGACTACAGTAATTTTAAAAAAATCATCATTCTCGTTAGGCAGGATCTCATGATCGGCACCATTATAAGTAGCACTTTGAACTGCATAGTAGGGACCGCAGCAAACGGAAGTTTGGTTCAATTCAACCAAATTGAGATTTAACGTATCAATTTCAGATTCTGAAAATCGTATGGTATAAATGCTTTCTCCACTTTTATCTTCAACTATAAAATTTAGAAAATCGTTAGAGTTAAAGGGTATTAAATCTATTTTAGATTCATTAGTGGTTATTGATATTTCTGAAATCGCGTAGGTGTTGTTCGTTATCAAATTATTACCGTCATTATCGATCAACTCAACAGAAAATAATTGTCCAACTGCACAATCAACTAAAGCACAATCTGTTCCCTCCTGAGAAACATCACAGGCATTGTTTAAAATAATGATGAATAATAAGATTACAATTTTAAGTTTCATGTTTTATTTACTAGATAGCCGCATGACGCATAGGTTGCTTTTAAAATCTTACTTAGCCAAAATGCCCTCTTTATTGATTAATTGAATATTAACCAAGTTATTTTCTGTCACGGTATTCTTTTCAAACACAAAACGTTTTTCGTACAATTTATTATCGGCATAAAATGTGACAAAAAATTCATTGTTCAAACCTAGAACATCTTCTTGAACAACTTCGATTTTTCTAAAAGACTTTGGTTGCATATCACCAATGCCATGTCTCATAGTTGAAGATTTGCGATCTTTATCATATCCTTTTGAAACGACCATGGTCATCTCAATAGGTGTGGTGCGATCGTTAATGATATAGGCATTCCAATCTTTATCCAAAAACTCTTTGTTCCATTCACGGATCATGGCAACATGGACATCTTTGGCAACCGGTATTTCAATATCTTTTTTCACGTAATGGTTTTACAGGGCGCTTTTAAATTGTTCTAAAAATCTAACATCATTTTCACTTAATAAACGAATGTCGGTAATTTGATGTAAAAGCATAGCAATACGATCTATACCTACGCCAAAGGCGAAGCCAGAATATTCATTGGGGTCAATTTTACAGTTGGTCAATACATTTGGATCAACCATACCACAGCCACCAATTTCTAACCAACCTGTACCTTTGGTTATTCTATAGTCTGCCTCTGATTCTAATCCCCAATAAACATCTACTTCTGCACTAGGTTCAGTAAATGGAAAATATGAAGGTCTTAGTCTAATTTTAGATTTCCCAAAAAGTTCAGAGGTAAAATATTGAAGTGTCTGTTTTAGATCCGCAAAAGAGACATCTTTATCTATATATAAGCCTTCAACTTGATGAAAGAAGCAATGTGATCTAGCCGAAATGGCTTCGTTTCTATATACTCTTCCAGGAGAAATAGTTCGTATAGGCGGCTTATTATTTTCCATATAACGTACTTGAACCGATGAGGTATGGGTACGCAATAGTATATCTGGATCAGTTTGTACAAAGAATGTATCTTGCATATCTCTTGCCGGATGATATTCCGGTAAGTTCAATGCGGTGAAATTATGCCAATCATCTTCAATTTCAGGACCTTCTGAAACATTAAAACCTATTCTTGAGAAAATATCAATGATTCTATTCTTTACAATAGATATTGGATGGCGCGATCCTAATTCAATAGGATTGCCTGGTCTAGTCAAATCACCATATAACTGCTCATCTGTTTTTGAATTCTCTAAAGCCTCTTTTAATTCCTCAACTTTTGCGGTTGCAGCTTGCTTAAGTTCGTTAATGGTTTGCCCAAATTCCTTTTTTTGTTCATTGGGTACATTTTTAAATTCAGCAAAAAAGTCATTAAGAATACCCTTTTTACCAAGGTATTTAATTCTAAATGTCTCAACAGCGTCAATATTATCTGCTGTGAACGAAGCTACTGTGGCAATTTCTTTCTTTATATTATCAATCATAAATGTTGATTAAAGCCGCAAATTTAAAACTTTTACAAGAGGTTTAATATGTTTTTGGCGGTTTATATAGGTTAAGTAGAGTTTATAGAATTAAAATGATACAAATACCTTTATATTAAAAATGTAGATAGAACATTCATTAATAAAAAAACCGATGTATGTACATCGGTTTTTTTAAATACTTTGTTAAAATGTATTTGCGGTTATGCATAAAATTCTACAGCTCCAGAAGCAATATCATACATAGCACCTACAATCTTAATTTCTCCGTTTTCTTCCATTTCTGCAAGTACCGGGCTTTGTTTTCTTATATTCTCTATAGTTAACTCCACGTTTTTAGCTGCTACTTTATCTACAAATTCTAAATTTTTTGAATTTCTAATGCTTTCATCTGCTGGTTCAGTTACGGCTTCTACAGCTGGTTCAATTTTATTGATCAATGCCGTTAGGTTTCCTAGCCTTGCGTGATCACAAGCTCCCTTGATGGCACCACAACTGGTATGTCCTAGAACAACAATTAATTTGGTTCCGGCTAATTTGCAACCGAATTCCATGCTACCAAGAATATCTTCGTTTACAAAATTACCTGCAATTCTAACACTGAATATATCGCCAAGTCCTTGGTCGAAAACCAGTTCTGCAGAAACTCTAGAGTCAATACAACTTAATATGGTTGCAAATGGAAATTGTCCTTCACTAGTATCATTTACCTGCTCTAACAGATTTCTGTTTGCTTTAAGGTTGTTTTGAAATCTTTCATTGCCTTCCTTTAAAAAAGTTAATGACTTTTCAGGAGTCATTGTAGCCTGTGTTTCTTTAGTATGTGCTTTCATAATGTTTTTAATATTTTAATTTGTCCAGTAATTTTTTCCTAATACTACTGCTATAATAGCGTTATAAACTTAAGCGTTTATAAAGTTTGGGTAAGTCATATGGACATTATTTTTTATTGTGTGTTAAAGGTACTGTTTAACTTAAGCTTAAATTAGATTTTGGTTTTTGCTTAAAAAACTCAATATAGCTAGGAGGGTTTTCAACCACACCTCTTTTGGAAATTAACTTAATATCAATATTTCTCTCCTTTGCCTTTAGGCTAAAATCCTCTAAAATTTCAATGATATCATAATCTAAATATCTAGTTTTCATAACATCCAATTCTAGGTAGGTGCCTTCTGGTAAACTGTCAAGTTCTTTTAAAATAGCTCCTTTGTTAATAAAAGTCACTTCTTCTGCTAAAGTCATTTTTATTTTGTTTTTACCATCACTATTATCTTCAATATGCAAAAAATGAGAGTTTTGGTAATTTTTTAAAAGAATAACGATAATACCAACAGCAAGACCTAAACTAATACCTATCAGTAAATCCGTAAATACGATGCCTAATACGGTTACAAAAAATGGAATAGATTGTTTCCAGCCAAGTTTGTACATTTTCATGAATAACGATGGTTTTGCTAGTTTAAAACCTACAATAAATAAAATTGCAGCTAAAACCGATAGCGGAATCATATTCAACAAAGTTGGTATTAAAATCACCGAAATCAACAGCAAGAATCCATGTATGATAGCCGATAACTTGGTTCTACCACCAGATTGAATGTTCGCGGAACTACGAACAATTACCTGTGTAATAGGCAAACCACCGATCAATCCAGATATGATGTTACCGGTACCTTGTGCTAATAATTCTCTGTTTGTTGGAGTAACATTTTTATGTGGATCTAACTTATCCGTAGCCTCAACACACAGTAATGTTTCTAAACTTGCTACCAAGGCAATGGTAAATCCTGTTACCCATACCTGAGGATTGGTTATGGCACTAAAGTTTGGAAAACTGAACTGACCAATAAATGATGCTGCATCTTCAGGAACTGGAACACTCACCAAATGATCTTTAGATATACCAAGTACTTCACTATCTTGGGTGACGATATAAAATATAATACCAACGGCAACCGCTACCAAAGGACCTTGTACCAATTGGAAGATTTTTCCTTTTTTAGACAGCACCTTATCCCATAGTAACAAAATAGATAGTCCTATAATTGCAATAAGGGTTGCACCCGGACTTATATTGTTGATGGTATTTAGAATTTCTGAAAAGGTGTTCTCTCCATCAACTTGAAAAAATGCCCAATCACCTTCTGGGTCGGCGTCATATCCAAAAAAGTGAGGAATCTGTTTTAATATAATAATGATACCTATACCGGTAAGCATACCTTTAATAACAGAAGACGGAAAATAATAACCAATAACACCTGCTTTTAAAACACCGAAAATTAATTGGATAATTCCACCTAAAACCACGGCAACCAAGAAATTTTGATAACCGCCCAAAGTACCAATGGCAGTAAGTACTATTGCCGCCAATCCGGCAGCTGGACCACTAACACCAATTTTAGAGCCACTAAGTCCGCCGACTACGACACCTCCAATTATACCGGCAATTAAACCTGAAAACAAGGGAGCTCCACTAGCTAATGCAATACCTAAACATAAAGGTAGCGCAACGAAAAATACAACGATACTCGCTGGAATATCACTTTTAATATGTTTGAACATGAAATACAAAATTTTGCCCTAAACTAAGGGCAGATTAGTTAAAATATTGAAAACGGTACAATTAACTAATATAATCTGGCGGGGGAGAAAAGACTTCTAAATATAAATCTAGATATCCTATTTTATTGTTGTTTCCAATTACGGAATTTTCATAAATTGAAATGAATGAAAAATCAATAAAATTTTCATTTACAAATTTTTCTTCCCCTAAGGATTTTTTACCGGATTCTTGCTCTTCTTCGTTTAAATTGGTAATAACAATAGGGTTTTCAACATCGCACAGGGTAATAATGCTTGGTGCAGTAATTGCAAAAAGCCAAAATATTAAAAGAGTTAAACGTGCGATTAATTGCATATACTAAAATAAGAAAGGTAAAGATAGTACCCAAACGGGTATAAACTGTTAACAAGGTACTAAAAATCCTTTAACAATCTTATATCATCTTGCGGTAACCAACCCGTTTTACCGTCCGTTAGTTTAATTTTTTTCCAGTCTTCCAATTGGTCTAGAACATTCACCTTTGTACCGGCATGTATTACAAAAACTTCAGCGCTGGTGGTATTGGGTTCCGCTTTAACGGTACTCTCTTCTGCAAAAACAATTGCTGGTTGGTCTTTGTCAAAATCAGCTCTTTGCACGTAAGCAAACAATACCGAAATTATACAGAAAAACAGTGCGAGTAAACTACCAATAAACGTAAATCTTTTTCTAGTTGAATAGTTGGAATAATAAAATAAAATATAAAGTAGTACAAAAAGGATCATGAAGGTTATTCCCAAATATGCCCATTGGTCAAAGGTTAGTTTACCGGTAACGTTTTTATAAAGTCTAGCCAAACCAGTCTCGGGCATGGTATCAATAGCGTCTATGGTCATATTTTGAGCATAGCTAAGATTGGTTTTTATTTCTTGATCATTTGGCGATAGTAGCAGGGCTTTTTCATAGAAATAGATACTTTCTGCAATCTTATTTTGTTTGTAATAAGCATTGCCCAGGTTATAATACAGGGCAGATGAATGCTTACCATTATCCAGGATATTGTTATAAAAACTTACCGCTTTCCCATAATCTCCCGCATTATATGCATCGGTAGCCTGCTCAAACAATTGATCGTTCTGAGCGGTACACAGTAGAACCATAAATAGGCCAATAAGAGTAACTAGCTTTTTGAACATGTTTATAATTGTTTATCCATTATAGAAATTACTTCGCTCGCTTTATCATAATCTGCCTGCATCTGTACATTTGAAAAAGGGCTGTACCTAGCAGCTTCGCAGTTTTTAAGTAATGCTATAAAACTATCAACAGTGGTAGGGTCTATATTTTTTTCAGTGAGTAATTCGGTAATTTTATCTTTACTGAACTCTGAGGTCTCAATTTTTAACTTGGCTTTCAGGTAATTATGAAGAGCTCTTTCTAAGGCAATATAAAAGGAGTCTTTGTTACCCAATTCTTTTCTGGCCGCAGATAAATATTTACGTGCCAATTTGTTTGCCTTTCTTATTTTATTACCTACAATATCGCCGGCCATTGCATCTCTCTTCTTTCTAAATACTATTGCAATAGGGATTAATAATAATGGGCATAACAACCAAAGGTAAAATGAGGTGGAACCAAAAAAATAGGAATAACCTTTTCCGGATAAATTAGGGTTCAACTTGATAAAATTGAATTGATTTCCACTGGCGACAACCGATTGTTTTTGATTATTGGTAGAAGCAGAAGCATTGAAAGATGCGCTTAGAGGTCCTTCTAAAACATTGATTACTATTTCATCTGAGGTAAGTGTGGCATATTTACCTGTTGATGGATTAAAATAGCTAAAGTTTAAAGATGGAATTGGGTATTTTCCTCTAAATGATGGTACAATGGTATATTGGTTGCTTACCTTACCCTGCATGCCGGCCAATGTAGTTCTGACCCCTTCCGTAAATTCTGGCTCATAAACTTCTAAGGCACTTGGAAGTTCAAGTTCAGGAAGCTTAAACAGTTTAAGATTTCCTTTTCCACTAACTTCTACGGTAGCTTGCAAAGATTCAGAGGCATTTAAACTTGTTTTACTAGTAGTTACGGCAAAATCAAAATCCCCAACGGCGCCGTTAAAATTGGCGGGCTGATTATCTAATGGTAAAGGTTTCACATTAATAGTCCTATTACCGGCAGATACGGTTTTATTTGTTTGAGCGTACATACGCTGACCAAAGAAATCTCTTCTTCCTGTGGGTACGTCTACGGTAACATCTAGGGATAAGGGTTCTATATCTAGTTTACCGGATTTTTGGGGATACAATACTACACGTTTTAATATGACATAGCGATAAGGTTTTCCCTTATATATACCATTTTGGGCACTTAGGGCATTCACTTTAATGTCTTGGCTCCAAAAATTATTGTAAGTAGGATTGTCCAACGGTTGATAGTTGGATACACTAATATTAGGACTCACATACAACTTGTAAATAACCGTAATAGCTTCGTTTAAATATGGGTTGGATTTAGAGACTTCTGCAACTAAATGTAAATTTTCATCGGCAATATCATCAGCGGTCATTTGATCGCTTGGTTTGTCTACCGCGGCAGTAACCTCAACATCTTGCGCTAGTGATTTATAGGTCTCGCCACCAATAACAATAGTAGCCTGTTTTATGGTAAACTTACCCCTGGCGGTAGGTGCCAAGGTGTATGAATATGATTTGGAATAACTTCTAACCCCGTTGATCCAAGATGAACTTATAGATTGCGACGGACCCATAATAACTTTGAAACCAGTAAAGTCCGGAGGGCTAAAATTATCACCATCACGGTTCATGACAAAGTCTACCCTTAACCTTTCATTGATGCCAAGCTTTGGTTTGCTCAACTTCATTTCAAAAGTAACGTCATTATTGCCTTGGGCCATCATCAAAACAGATGATAGAAAAACGGTTAATACTAACCCTAGTTTAGTTATGGACTTAAAGTCTACCAATCCTTTTCGTTTTTAATTTTAGCACCTTTTACTTTCTTGGCATCAATTTTATCTTGAACCTTTTTCTCTGCATTTTGCATTGCCCTTAATAAGTTCTCAACTTGTTGCTTGGAAAGTTGGTTAGGTCTGGGTTGTTGTTGGTTCTGTTCATTTTCTCCATCACCTTGTTCAGGCTTTTTTTGTTGATCAGATTTATTGTCCCCGTCACCTTCACTATTATCATCTTTTTTCTCTTCATCTTGATCCCCTTCATCACCCTTGTCACCGTCTTCACCTTGATCTTTCTTATCCTCGTTTTCTCCTTCGTCCTTTTTGTCTTGATCTTTATTCTCGTCTTGATTCTCTTTGTCCTTGTCCTTATCGTCTTGGTTCTGTTTATTTTCGTCTTGATCTTTTTTAAGAAGCTCTTTTGCCAAAGCTAGGTTATAACGGGTTTCCTCATCGGTTGGATCGTTACGCAATGCTTCCTTATATGCCTCAACAGCCTTGGCGTAATCTTTACGTTTCATGAAAACATTGCCCATATTATGGTAGGCTTTGTGTTTGTCAGCTTTGGAGGTAGAGGTCTCACCAGCTTCCTTAAACCTGCTAAATGCTTCATTATACGTTTCATTATTATAATAAGCATTACCTAAATTATAGGGTGCGGCGCTATTATCCGGGCTTTTGGAAATCGCTTTTCTGTAATCTACTTCGGCGGCAATAAAATTGTCTTCTGATAAAGCCTTGTTACCATCCCAAGTTAAATTGGTAGATAACCTTAAAGCTTTTTCTTTTTCCTTCTCGTCTACCTCTTGAGCAAAAGATGAAAAGCAAACAAGAAGTAATACTAAAATTGTGCTTGTGTTATTCATTTCTTTTCTCATTGAACAAATTGAGTTTCTTTAACCAGCTTGTCTTGCGGTCCAAGATAAAAATATCTAAAAAGAGAAGCAATAGTGCCCCGCCAATAAACCATTGAAACTGATCTTTATATTCTGCGAATTGTTTGGCTTCAAATTCTTTTTTATCCATTTTCAACAATTCTTCTTTTATGAACTCTACGGCAGCATCAGTGTTAGACCCGTCAATATATTGTCCGTCACCTTCACTTGCTATATCTACTAGAACACTCTCGTTTAATTTTGTAATTACGGTTTCACCTTGACTATCTTTCTTCAGGCTTTCTAGTATACCGTTTCTTTTAATGGGTATAGGAGCTCCCTTTTCTTTACCAACACCAATAGTATAAATAATGATTCCTTCATCTGCAGCATCTTCAACAGCGTCTATAGTTGATCCTTCTGAGTGATCTTCACCGTCAGAAATTATAAATAGAACCCGGTTGGTTTGTTCGGCATCATCGTAGTAAGTAGTGGCCAATTCAATAGCTTGGTCAATTGCCGTACCTTGTGATGTTAGCATATCTGTATTCATACTTTGCAAAAACATCTTTGCAGCACCATAATCAGTGGTAATAGGTAGTTGCGGGTAGGCTTG
The sequence above is a segment of the Maribacter dokdonensis DSW-8 genome. Coding sequences within it:
- a CDS encoding efflux RND transporter periplasmic adaptor subunit, whose protein sequence is MKKLSIIGILSSALLLSSCFGSSEQPAQGATAPPPPSLKVASLSPETITVYNEFSTTLEGKQNVEIWPKVSGFVQEVYVEEGQKIKKGQLLFKLETQTLNQDANAAKASVNVAQVEVNKLKPLVEKNIISEVQLETAKAQLAQAKANYESVASNIGYSRITSPVDGYIGEIPFKVGALVSSNMTQPLTTVSDISEVRAYFSLNEKELLKLKESMPKNEKNQMDLSQAPKVSLIMINGEEYPEEGKIAMINNIINSSTGSVTARADFDNKNNMLSSGSTGKIKLPTVYENAFEIPQSATIDLQGKKLVYILEDDNTVTTQPLNIIANTQHGFIIKNGLEPGTQIVLEGVTKIKDGMTISPVK
- a CDS encoding GbsR/MarR family transcriptional regulator, with the translated sequence MMNKEQRKQVLIEELGVYFETEYDLPPLAARIFANLVVTDEDGLTFDDCLEKRGASKSSISTSLNLLQQIGFINYFTKSGDRKRYFKVSEKDAFFSNKLKQSLKKLETECKMIDKVAEYNKEHNITKYEENKEKKEIYLNCLEETRKIFKQTINNLKKLDD
- the pheS gene encoding phenylalanine--tRNA ligase subunit alpha gives rise to the protein MIDNIKKEIATVASFTADNIDAVETFRIKYLGKKGILNDFFAEFKNVPNEQKKEFGQTINELKQAATAKVEELKEALENSKTDEQLYGDLTRPGNPIELGSRHPISIVKNRIIDIFSRIGFNVSEGPEIEDDWHNFTALNLPEYHPARDMQDTFFVQTDPDILLRTHTSSVQVRYMENNKPPIRTISPGRVYRNEAISARSHCFFHQVEGLYIDKDVSFADLKQTLQYFTSELFGKSKIRLRPSYFPFTEPSAEVDVYWGLESEADYRITKGTGWLEIGGCGMVDPNVLTNCKIDPNEYSGFAFGVGIDRIAMLLHQITDIRLLSENDVRFLEQFKSAL
- a CDS encoding carbonic anhydrase family protein, which produces MKAHTKETQATMTPEKSLTFLKEGNERFQNNLKANRNLLEQVNDTSEGQFPFATILSCIDSRVSAELVFDQGLGDIFSVRIAGNFVNEDILGSMEFGCKLAGTKLIVVLGHTSCGAIKGACDHARLGNLTALINKIEPAVEAVTEPADESIRNSKNLEFVDKVAAKNVELTIENIRKQSPVLAEMEENGEIKIVGAMYDIASGAVEFYA
- a CDS encoding SulP family inorganic anion transporter, encoding MFKHIKSDIPASIVVFFVALPLCLGIALASGAPLFSGLIAGIIGGVVVGGLSGSKIGVSGPAAGLAAIVLTAIGTLGGYQNFLVAVVLGGIIQLIFGVLKAGVIGYYFPSSVIKGMLTGIGIIIILKQIPHFFGYDADPEGDWAFFQVDGENTFSEILNTINNISPGATLIAIIGLSILLLWDKVLSKKGKIFQLVQGPLVAVAVGIIFYIVTQDSEVLGISKDHLVSVPVPEDAASFIGQFSFPNFSAITNPQVWVTGFTIALVASLETLLCVEATDKLDPHKNVTPTNRELLAQGTGNIISGLIGGLPITQVIVRSSANIQSGGRTKLSAIIHGFLLLISVILIPTLLNMIPLSVLAAILFIVGFKLAKPSLFMKMYKLGWKQSIPFFVTVLGIVFTDLLIGISLGLAVGIIVILLKNYQNSHFLHIEDNSDGKNKIKMTLAEEVTFINKGAILKELDSLPEGTYLELDVMKTRYLDYDIIEILEDFSLKAKERNIDIKLISKRGVVENPPSYIEFFKQKPKSNLSLS
- a CDS encoding tetratricopeptide repeat protein; amino-acid sequence: MFKKLVTLIGLFMVLLCTAQNDQLFEQATDAYNAGDYGKAVSFYNNILDNGKHSSALYYNLGNAYYKQNKIAESIYFYEKALLLSPNDQEIKTNLSYAQNMTIDAIDTMPETGLARLYKNVTGKLTFDQWAYLGITFMILFVLLYILFYYSNYSTRKRFTFIGSLLALFFCIISVLFAYVQRADFDKDQPAIVFAEESTVKAEPNTTSAEVFVIHAGTKVNVLDQLEDWKKIKLTDGKTGWLPQDDIRLLKDF
- a CDS encoding BatD family protein: MMAQGNNDVTFEMKLSKPKLGINERLRVDFVMNRDGDNFSPPDFTGFKVIMGPSQSISSSWINGVRSYSKSYSYTLAPTARGKFTIKQATIVIGGETYKSLAQDVEVTAAVDKPSDQMTADDIADENLHLVAEVSKSNPYLNEAITVIYKLYVSPNISVSNYQPLDNPTYNNFWSQDIKVNALSAQNGIYKGKPYRYVILKRVVLYPQKSGKLDIEPLSLDVTVDVPTGRRDFFGQRMYAQTNKTVSAGNRTINVKPLPLDNQPANFNGAVGDFDFAVTTSKTSLNASESLQATVEVSGKGNLKLFKLPELELPSALEVYEPEFTEGVRTTLAGMQGKVSNQYTIVPSFRGKYPIPSLNFSYFNPSTGKYATLTSDEIVINVLEGPLSASFNASASTNNQKQSVVASGNQFNFIKLNPNLSGKGYSYFFGSTSFYLWLLCPLLLIPIAIVFRKKRDAMAGDIVGNKIRKANKLARKYLSAARKELGNKDSFYIALERALHNYLKAKLKIETSEFSKDKITELLTEKNIDPTTVDSFIALLKNCEAARYSPFSNVQMQADYDKASEVISIMDKQL
- a CDS encoding tetratricopeptide repeat protein; its protein translation is MRKEMNNTSTILVLLLVCFSSFAQEVDEKEKEKALRLSTNLTWDGNKALSEDNFIAAEVDYRKAISKSPDNSAAPYNLGNAYYNNETYNEAFSRFKEAGETSTSKADKHKAYHNMGNVFMKRKDYAKAVEAYKEALRNDPTDEETRYNLALAKELLKKDQDENKQNQDDKDKDKENQDENKDQDKKDEGENEDKKDQGEDGDKGDEGDQDEEKKDDNSEGDGDNKSDQQKKPEQGDGENEQNQQQPRPNQLSKQQVENLLRAMQNAEKKVQDKIDAKKVKGAKIKNEKDW
- a CDS encoding VWA domain-containing protein; translation: MIQYDEKIYFYLLIIIPVIVVLFLLLLVWKKRTQKKFANTDLLKRLTPNRSYNKGGIKLVVFILALALLIIGLVNPKIGTKLETVKREGVDIVFAVDVSKSMLAEDIAPNRLEKAKRLVSEIINQLASDRIGIIAYAGQAYPQLPITTDYGAAKMFLQSMNTDMLTSQGTAIDQAIELATTYYDDAEQTNRVLFIISDGEDHSEGSTIDAVEDAADEGIIIYTIGVGKEKGAPIPIKRNGILESLKKDSQGETVITKLNESVLVDIASEGDGQYIDGSNTDAAVEFIKEELLKMDKKEFEAKQFAEYKDQFQWFIGGALLLLFLDIFILDRKTSWLKKLNLFNEKRNE